One stretch of Armigeres subalbatus isolate Guangzhou_Male chromosome 2, GZ_Asu_2, whole genome shotgun sequence DNA includes these proteins:
- the LOC134218317 gene encoding zinc finger protein 354C-like isoform X1, with amino-acid sequence MEANNPKKREKIQYWCCVPSCKCRYKRLNSQLEKNLSFFVVPDPSKQKTIFFRNLAKKRLKLWREAIGCKVRPGARICEWHFLYAKQRIVQSEAKMDSADEMEPFVVEPDEEPTEDVTETFEEEHLDEEMSNIDAEQPDKVPDAAVLETVSGLEAEKESAEATEREEHTELEVRTEHTEEVNSEHNQQNTVEEHLDDADSTVCEEMFEEIEQNDAIDVDDELIGIDREDSGDMFLGNFCGEVEIKEEEVEIEPEDDQNLLDDDPIMEMPAPIKDEELEDNVVGPTAEIGENASRKKKKGRSSSETDTADEGEEREANRIGEHAYHAPPSVVKQQPKKQIVKKKLRPIASLPNIAQNVRNFLHTKNSTHTCLECHGQFFSIVEYLKHRKRHPKVGNLPYQCRYCPSRFRLYRDMLPHLLTHSKLEKFSCPMCPAQVYSAHKLVSHLQVHRTSPKENYYFKCVTCSVRFSKCKQLEEHNLISHPKFVNGVQVQPTNRANIEQRNATRTVHVCFHCGKVEGTWPELLIHMRVHKGPLACTICLVSLKTSDAFAEHVVKVHKDMGELSYHQCRNPACPREFISLKDLKKHETTCLPMGGEYRCEICDQLYREVDHFVTHMELHSMLSNELGHKMCSHCIFPTTDPASYAAHLVNHHGYRDRVETLEAIYADQLRQGEGDENSEELSDEDDVDTDYDVEIPSTAERERMDHHIADDLILECE; translated from the exons ATGGAGGCAAATAATCCCAAAAAACGTGAAAAGATACAGTACTGGTGTTGTGTTCCGAGTTGCAAATGCAGATACAAGAGGCTTAACAGTCAGCTCGAGAAAAATTTGAGCTTTTTCGTCGTCCCCGATCCTTCAAAGCAGAAAACCATCTTCTTCAGAAACCTGGCAAAAAAACGTTTGAAGCTATGGAGGGAAGCAATCGGTTGCAAAGTTCGACCTGGGGCGCGCATTTGCGAATGGCACTTTTTGTACG cCAAGCAAAGAATCGTTCAATCAGAAGCAAAAATGGATTCCGCGGACGAAATGGAACCGTTTGTTGTGGAACCGGATGAAGAGCCCACGGAGGATGTAACAGAAACATTTGAAG AAGAGCACCTGGATGAAGAAATGTCAAACATAGATG CTGAACAACCAGATAAAGTACCCGATGCAGCAGTACTCGAAACTGTATCTGGGCTGGAAGCGGAAAAGGAATCTGCAGAAGCTACGGAACGTGAAGAACATACTGAGCTAGAAGTGCGTACGGAACATACAGAGGAAGTAAATTCAGAACATAATCAGCAAAATACTGTAGAAGAACATTTGGACGATGCTGACAGCACAGTATGTGAAGAAATGTTTGAGGAAATCGAACAGAACGATGCGATCGACGTCGACGATGAATTGATTGGAATCGATCGAGAGGACAGTGGTGATATGTTTCTTGGGAACTTTTGCGGTGAAGTCGAAATTAAGGAAGAAGAGGTTGAAATTGAACCAGAAGACGATCAAAATCTGCTGGATGATGATCCAATTATGGAAATGCCTGCTCCCATTAAAGATGAAGAACTGGAAGACAACGTCGTGGGACCGACAGCTGAAATTGGCGAGAACGCGAGccggaagaaaaagaaaggacGGTCATCGTCTGAAACGGACACCGCAGACGAAGGAGAAGAGCGCGAAGCGAATCGAATTGGTGAACACGCTTACCATGCACCTCCTTCAGTTGTCAAACAACAACCGAAAAAGCAAATCGTCAAAAAGAAGCTTCGACCGATAGCTTCTTTGCCTAATATAGCGCAAAATGTGCGAAACTTCTTGCATACAAAAAACTCCACGCATACATGTCTGGAGTGTCATGGTCAATTCTTCTCGATAGTTGAATACCTTAAACACCGCAAAAGGCACCCTAAGGTGGGAAATCTTCCCTATCAGTGCCGGTACTGCCCATCTCGTTTTCGGCTCTACCGTGATATGTTGCCCCATTTGCTAACACACTCTAAACTGGAGAAGTTTTCCTGTCCCATGTGCCCGGCACAAGTGTATTCGGCTCACAAACTGGTCAGCCATCTGCAAGTGCACCGAACGAGTCCAAAGGAAAACTACTATTTCAAATGTGTGACGTGCTCGGTTCGATTCTCCAAATGCAAACAGTTGGAGGAACACAACTTGATTTCTCATCCCAAGTTCGTCAACGGAGTTCAGGTGCAGCCAACAAACAGGGCAAACATAGAGCAGAGGAATGCCACGCGAACGGTGCACGTTTGCTTTCACTGCGGGAAAGTGGAAGGTACGTGGCCGGAATTATTG ATCCACATGCGTGTTCACAAAGGCCCATTAGCATGCACAATTTGCCTGGTATCATTGAAAACCAGTGATGCCTTTGCCGAGCACGTCGTGAAAGTCCACAAAGACATGGGTGAATTGTCTTACCATCAATGCAGAAACCCCGCATGTCCGAGGGAGTTTATATCTTTGAAAGACTTGAAAAAGCACGAAACCACCTGTTTGCCCATGGGCGGTGAATACCGCTGTGAAATATGCGATCAGCTGTACCGAGAGGTGGACCATTTCGTCACCCACATGGAGCTGCACTCGATGCTGTCGAATGAACTCGGCCACAAGATGTGCTCTCACTGTATTTTCCCCACCACGGATCCGGCTTCGTATGCAGCACATTTAGTCAATCATCATGGTTATCGGGATCGAGTGGAAACCCTGGAAGCCATTTACGCAGACCAACTAAGACAGGGAGAGGGAGATGAGAACTCGGAAGAACTGAGTGATGAAGATGATGTTGATACTGATTACGATGTAGAGATACCGAGTACAGCTGAACGGGAAAGGATGGATCATCACATAGCCGATGATCTTATTCTGGAGTGTGAATAG
- the LOC134218317 gene encoding zinc finger Y-chromosomal protein-like isoform X2, which yields MPDFPQKVVATLVPTRYLHRSDGQDSIVEQISSESESSATDIEQADTAKQRIVQSEAKMDSADEMEPFVVEPDEEPTEDVTETFEEEHLDEEMSNIDAEQPDKVPDAAVLETVSGLEAEKESAEATEREEHTELEVRTEHTEEVNSEHNQQNTVEEHLDDADSTVCEEMFEEIEQNDAIDVDDELIGIDREDSGDMFLGNFCGEVEIKEEEVEIEPEDDQNLLDDDPIMEMPAPIKDEELEDNVVGPTAEIGENASRKKKKGRSSSETDTADEGEEREANRIGEHAYHAPPSVVKQQPKKQIVKKKLRPIASLPNIAQNVRNFLHTKNSTHTCLECHGQFFSIVEYLKHRKRHPKVGNLPYQCRYCPSRFRLYRDMLPHLLTHSKLEKFSCPMCPAQVYSAHKLVSHLQVHRTSPKENYYFKCVTCSVRFSKCKQLEEHNLISHPKFVNGVQVQPTNRANIEQRNATRTVHVCFHCGKVEGTWPELLIHMRVHKGPLACTICLVSLKTSDAFAEHVVKVHKDMGELSYHQCRNPACPREFISLKDLKKHETTCLPMGGEYRCEICDQLYREVDHFVTHMELHSMLSNELGHKMCSHCIFPTTDPASYAAHLVNHHGYRDRVETLEAIYADQLRQGEGDENSEELSDEDDVDTDYDVEIPSTAERERMDHHIADDLILECE from the exons ATGCCAGACTTTccccaaaaagtagtggcaaCCCTGGTACCCACTCGTTATTTACATAGATCAGACGGGCAAGATTCTATTGTCGAGCAGATATCATCAGAATCGGAAAGCAGTGCAACTGATATTGAACAAGCTGACACAG cCAAGCAAAGAATCGTTCAATCAGAAGCAAAAATGGATTCCGCGGACGAAATGGAACCGTTTGTTGTGGAACCGGATGAAGAGCCCACGGAGGATGTAACAGAAACATTTGAAG AAGAGCACCTGGATGAAGAAATGTCAAACATAGATG CTGAACAACCAGATAAAGTACCCGATGCAGCAGTACTCGAAACTGTATCTGGGCTGGAAGCGGAAAAGGAATCTGCAGAAGCTACGGAACGTGAAGAACATACTGAGCTAGAAGTGCGTACGGAACATACAGAGGAAGTAAATTCAGAACATAATCAGCAAAATACTGTAGAAGAACATTTGGACGATGCTGACAGCACAGTATGTGAAGAAATGTTTGAGGAAATCGAACAGAACGATGCGATCGACGTCGACGATGAATTGATTGGAATCGATCGAGAGGACAGTGGTGATATGTTTCTTGGGAACTTTTGCGGTGAAGTCGAAATTAAGGAAGAAGAGGTTGAAATTGAACCAGAAGACGATCAAAATCTGCTGGATGATGATCCAATTATGGAAATGCCTGCTCCCATTAAAGATGAAGAACTGGAAGACAACGTCGTGGGACCGACAGCTGAAATTGGCGAGAACGCGAGccggaagaaaaagaaaggacGGTCATCGTCTGAAACGGACACCGCAGACGAAGGAGAAGAGCGCGAAGCGAATCGAATTGGTGAACACGCTTACCATGCACCTCCTTCAGTTGTCAAACAACAACCGAAAAAGCAAATCGTCAAAAAGAAGCTTCGACCGATAGCTTCTTTGCCTAATATAGCGCAAAATGTGCGAAACTTCTTGCATACAAAAAACTCCACGCATACATGTCTGGAGTGTCATGGTCAATTCTTCTCGATAGTTGAATACCTTAAACACCGCAAAAGGCACCCTAAGGTGGGAAATCTTCCCTATCAGTGCCGGTACTGCCCATCTCGTTTTCGGCTCTACCGTGATATGTTGCCCCATTTGCTAACACACTCTAAACTGGAGAAGTTTTCCTGTCCCATGTGCCCGGCACAAGTGTATTCGGCTCACAAACTGGTCAGCCATCTGCAAGTGCACCGAACGAGTCCAAAGGAAAACTACTATTTCAAATGTGTGACGTGCTCGGTTCGATTCTCCAAATGCAAACAGTTGGAGGAACACAACTTGATTTCTCATCCCAAGTTCGTCAACGGAGTTCAGGTGCAGCCAACAAACAGGGCAAACATAGAGCAGAGGAATGCCACGCGAACGGTGCACGTTTGCTTTCACTGCGGGAAAGTGGAAGGTACGTGGCCGGAATTATTG ATCCACATGCGTGTTCACAAAGGCCCATTAGCATGCACAATTTGCCTGGTATCATTGAAAACCAGTGATGCCTTTGCCGAGCACGTCGTGAAAGTCCACAAAGACATGGGTGAATTGTCTTACCATCAATGCAGAAACCCCGCATGTCCGAGGGAGTTTATATCTTTGAAAGACTTGAAAAAGCACGAAACCACCTGTTTGCCCATGGGCGGTGAATACCGCTGTGAAATATGCGATCAGCTGTACCGAGAGGTGGACCATTTCGTCACCCACATGGAGCTGCACTCGATGCTGTCGAATGAACTCGGCCACAAGATGTGCTCTCACTGTATTTTCCCCACCACGGATCCGGCTTCGTATGCAGCACATTTAGTCAATCATCATGGTTATCGGGATCGAGTGGAAACCCTGGAAGCCATTTACGCAGACCAACTAAGACAGGGAGAGGGAGATGAGAACTCGGAAGAACTGAGTGATGAAGATGATGTTGATACTGATTACGATGTAGAGATACCGAGTACAGCTGAACGGGAAAGGATGGATCATCACATAGCCGATGATCTTATTCTGGAGTGTGAATAG